The Vanessa tameamea isolate UH-Manoa-2023 chromosome 2, ilVanTame1 primary haplotype, whole genome shotgun sequence genome has a segment encoding these proteins:
- the LOC113393755 gene encoding STE20/SPS1-related proline-alanine-rich protein kinase — protein sequence MASSGHMWPNSQDDYELLEVIGVGATAVVHAAFCRPRGEKCAIKRINLEKWNTSMDELLKEIQAMSSCNHENVVTYYTSFVVKEELWLVLRLLEGGSLLDIIKHKMRISNCKHGVFDEATIATVLKEVLKGLEYFHQNGQIHRDIKAGNILLGDDGIVQIADFGVSAWLATGRDLSRQKVRHTFVGTPCWMAPEVMEQNHGYDFKADIWSFGITAIEMATGTAPYHKYPPMKVLMLTLQNDPPTLDTGAEDKDQYKAYGKTFRKMISECLQKDPTKRPSATELLKHSFFKKAKDRKYLVQTLVSIGPSMETRVHKASKRQPGTSGRLHRMETGEWVWESDEEDDDDDGEAGRDRPMNHLLRADSSDSDSDAEPRAGFSIGSVEPEDAPQINLVLRMRNARKELNDIRFEFAPGKDSADGIATELVGAGLVAAADAGAIAAQLQRLVDAHLFPGDAPAPRSLTFRLESADPAEPADEKGLIGYAQISIVD from the coding sequence atggcgaGTTCAGGTCACATGTGGCCAAATAGTCAAGATGACTATGAGCTATTAGAAGTTATCGGTGTAGGCGCAACAGCTGTAGTACATGCCGCTTTCTGCCGTCCACGGGGAGAAAAATGCGCTATAAAGCGAATCAATCTAGAAAAATGGAATACCTCTATGGATGAACTCCTTAAAGAAATCCAAGCCATGTCTAGTTGTAACCATGAGAATGTCGTAACGTACTACACTAGTTTCGTTGTTAAAGAAGAACTCTGGCTCGTATTGAGACTTTTAGAGGGTGGCAGTctattagatataattaaacataaaatgagGATCTCCAATTGTAAACACGGCGTCTTCGATGAGGCAACAATAGCTACTGTTCTGAAGGAGGTGCTGAAGGGCCTCGAATATTTCCACCAGAATGGACAAATTCACAGGGATATTAAAGCTGGTAACATTCTTCTTGGAGATGATGGTATCGTTCAGATCGCGGATTTTGGCGTTTCAGCGTGGCTGGCGACGGGGAGAGATCTGTCAAGGCAAAAGGTGCGACACACATTCGTCGGCACTCCCTGTTGGATGGCACCCGAGGTTATGGAGCAGAACCACGGCTATGACTTCAAGGCGGACATTTGGTCTTTCGGTATCACAGCGATAGAGATGGCGACAGGCACTGCGCCCTACCACAAGTATCCCCCTATGAAGGTTCTGATGTTGACCCTACAGAACGATCCGCCGACACTCGACACCGGCGCCGAAGATAAAGATCAATACAAGGCCTACGGTAAAACTTTCAGAAAAATGATATCGGAATGCCTCCAAAAGGACCCCACAAAGAGGCCCTCGGCGACGGAGCTGCTCAAACATTCTTTCTTCAAAAAAGCGAAAGACCGGAAGTATCTCGTGCAGACGCTCGTATCGATCGGGCCCAGCATGGAGACGCGCGTGCACAAGGCGAGCAAGCGGCAGCCCGGCACGTCCGGCCGCCTGCACCGCATGGAGACCGGCGAGTGGGTGTGGGAGAGCGACGAGGaggacgacgacgacgacggcGAGGCGGGCCGCGACCGCCCCATGAACCACCTGCTGCGCGCCGACTCCTCCGACAGCGACAGCGACGCCGAGCCGCGCGCCGGCTTCAGCATCGGCTCCGTCGAGCCCGAGGACGCGCCGCAGATCAACCTCGTGCTGCGCATGCGCAACGCCCGCAAGGAGCTCAACGACATCCGCTTCGAGTTCGCGCCGGGCAAGGACTCGGCGGACGGCATCGCCACGGAGCTGGTGGGCGCGGGGCTGGTGGCGGCGGCGGACGCGGGCGCCATCGCGGCGCAGCTGCAGCGCCTCGTGGACGCGCACCTGTTCCCGGGGgacgcgcccgcgccgcgctcGCTCACCTTCCGCCTGGAGTCCGCCGACCCCGCCGAGCCGGCCGACGAGAAGGGGCTCATCGGCTACGCGCAGATATCGATCGTCGACTGA
- the LOC113393756 gene encoding acyl-coenzyme A diphosphatase NUDT19-like, with protein sequence MKRAIEKCWRDSASLIVLAKRNIDGLSSGNTGDSNYDILLQTRTFDASFSNGVVFPGGVKEEADASERWLHLLGSFGFDQSDFETLHRAGAPITPIFADNPIKRHIALRITAIRETFEELGLLICSSKHKTSKIDYWANFISDIDLKYWQKRVSENPSELLNLCKEYNCYPDIWNLHYWSNWLSPVLLPKRFDTAFFIAALENKPTHIKANSEVHKVEWASPQDTLERNRRGEVELYPPQSYELNRLSYFKDIEKLNNFARERSSHGDELFYPVRIRAKDGIVFLLPGDYLYPSNVDLNSTTVIKEDKTVISLRETGQTLHRFETDLKKSVIVRQNYIPKNHINMGDQVIPAFIKIHTQN encoded by the exons ATGAAAAGAGCAATCGAAAAATGTTGGCGTGATTCTGCTTCGCTGATAGTGCTTGCTAAACGGAATATAGATGGTTTATCGAGTGGGAACACTGGTGATAGTAACTACGATATCTTGTTGCAGACTCGGACGTTTGACGCATCTTTCTCGAACGGTGTTGTGTTTCCGGGCGGTGTTAAAGAGGAGGCGGACGCCAGTGAACGTTGGCTTCACCTCCTCGGCTCTTTCGGCTTCGATCAGAGTGACTTCGAAACACTGCATCGAGCTGGTGCCCCAATTACTCCTATTTTTGCAGATAACCctataaaaag ACACATTGCATTAAGGATAACTGCAATAAGAGAAACATTTGAGGAACTCGGTTTGCTTATCTGCAGCTCTAAACATAAAACATCGAAAATTGATTATTGGGCGAATTTTATATCAgacattgatttaaaatattggcAAAAAAGG GTGAGTGAAAATCCCTCAGAGCTTCTTAATCTTTGTAAAGAGTACAACTGCTACCCTGATATATGGAATTTACACTATTGGAGCAACTGGTTATCTCCTGTTTTATTACCAAAGAGGTTTGATACAGCATTTTTCATAGCTGCATTGGAAAACAAACCAACACACATCAAAGCTAACTCTGAAGTGCATAAAGTTGAG TGGGCCAGTCCTCAAGACACTTTAGAAAGAAATAGAAGAGGAGAAGTGGAATTATACCCACCTCAAAGCTATGAATTGAATCGATTGTCATACTTTAAAGACAttgagaaattaaataattttgctaGAGAAAGAAGCAGCCACGGTGATGAATTGTTTTATCCTGTTCGTATACGAGCTAAAGATGGCATTGTGTTCCTCTTACCAG GTGACTACCTCTATCCATCAAATGTAGACCTGAACAGTACCACAGTCATAAAAGAagataaaactgtaatatcacTCAGAGAAACTGGTCAGACACTTCATCGTTTTGAAACAGATTTGAAGAAAAGTGTTATTGTAAGACAAAACTACATACCAAAAAATCATATCAACATGGGCGACCAAGTGATCCctgcttttattaaaattcatacacaaaattaa